From a region of the Kaistia sp. 32K genome:
- a CDS encoding SCO family protein produces the protein MSETKTGGNPHKTLRTVRYVLWALVAIVVVAIGVFTLLPKSSNPVVQLSAIGGPFSVVDQKGQPVTEAALKGHPSAMFFGFTFCPDVCPTTLYQATQWLKQLGPDGDKLKVYFVTVDPERDTPEQMANYLHAFDPRIVGLSGSREQIDGILKAYKVYSKKVGDGEDYTMDHSAAVYLLDSNANFVGTADYHEKDETIMEKLRRLVAS, from the coding sequence ATGAGCGAGACCAAGACCGGGGGCAATCCCCACAAGACGCTGCGGACCGTCCGCTACGTGCTCTGGGCGCTCGTCGCCATCGTCGTCGTCGCGATCGGCGTCTTCACGCTGCTTCCGAAGAGCAGCAATCCGGTCGTCCAGCTGAGCGCGATCGGCGGCCCGTTCTCCGTCGTCGACCAGAAGGGCCAGCCCGTCACCGAGGCGGCGCTGAAGGGCCACCCCTCGGCGATGTTCTTCGGCTTCACCTTCTGCCCCGACGTCTGCCCGACGACGCTCTACCAGGCGACGCAATGGCTGAAGCAGCTCGGCCCCGACGGCGACAAGCTCAAGGTGTATTTCGTCACCGTCGACCCCGAGCGCGACACGCCGGAGCAGATGGCGAACTACCTGCACGCCTTCGACCCGCGCATCGTCGGCCTCTCCGGCAGCCGCGAGCAGATCGACGGCATTCTGAAGGCCTACAAGGTCTATTCGAAGAAGGTCGGCGACGGCGAGGACTACACGATGGACCACAGCGCCGCCGTGTACCTGCTCGATTCTAATGCCAATTTCGTCGGCACGGCCGATTATCACGAGAAGGACGAGACGATCATGGAGAAGCTGCGCCGCCTCGTGGCCAGCTGA
- a CDS encoding copper chaperone PCu(A)C translates to MIKRIALSLLFAASLAAPALADVTAGTLVISEPWSRATPPGARVGGGYLTIRNTGSEPDTLVSVASPASEKAELHLMKTEDGVMAMRPAEAGVEIPAGGTLVLEPGGYHVMFIRPKAPFKQGESVPLTLTFAKAGAVEVNLTVSPIGAPGPAKTDGDKPNMDTSAHGAGQENTGAEAHGNHGSGE, encoded by the coding sequence ATGATCAAACGCATCGCCCTTTCGCTTCTCTTCGCCGCGTCGCTGGCCGCGCCAGCCCTCGCCGACGTCACCGCCGGCACGCTCGTCATCAGCGAGCCCTGGTCGCGGGCAACGCCCCCCGGCGCGCGGGTCGGCGGCGGCTACCTGACCATCAGGAACACCGGCTCGGAGCCCGACACGCTGGTTTCGGTCGCCTCGCCGGCGTCGGAAAAGGCCGAGTTGCACCTGATGAAGACCGAGGACGGCGTCATGGCCATGCGCCCGGCCGAGGCAGGCGTCGAGATCCCCGCCGGCGGCACGCTGGTGCTCGAGCCCGGCGGCTACCACGTCATGTTCATCCGCCCCAAGGCGCCGTTCAAGCAGGGCGAGAGCGTGCCGCTGACGCTGACCTTCGCCAAGGCCGGCGCCGTCGAGGTCAACCTCACCGTCTCGCCGATCGGCGCGCCGGGACCGGCCAAGACCGACGGCGACAAGCCGAACATGGACACTTCCGCCCACGGCGCCGGACAGGAAAACACCGGCGCTGAGGCCCACGGCAATCACGGATCAGGCGAATGA
- a CDS encoding antibiotic biosynthesis monooxygenase: protein MIAVIFEVWPAEGERQVYLDLAAALKADLQAMDGFISIERFESLAEPGKLLSLSFWRDEEAVKAWRNRPAHRETQARGRNGVFADYRLRVASVLRDYGLDERAEAPGDSRRAHGDGVAKP, encoded by the coding sequence ATGATCGCCGTGATCTTCGAGGTCTGGCCGGCGGAGGGCGAGCGGCAGGTCTATCTGGACCTGGCCGCCGCGTTGAAGGCCGATCTGCAGGCTATGGACGGCTTTATCTCGATCGAGCGCTTCGAGAGCCTCGCCGAGCCCGGCAAGCTGCTGTCCCTCTCGTTCTGGCGCGATGAGGAAGCGGTCAAAGCCTGGCGCAACCGGCCGGCGCACCGCGAGACGCAGGCGCGCGGCCGCAACGGCGTCTTCGCCGATTATCGGCTGCGGGTGGCCAGCGTGCTGCGCGACTATGGCCTCGACGAGCGTGCCGAGGCTCCCGGCGACAGCCGCCGGGCGCATGGGGATGGCGTAGCCAAACCCTAG
- the dxs gene encoding 1-deoxy-D-xylulose-5-phosphate synthase: MTGKPETPLLDTVATPADLRNLPESALAQLAAELRAETIDAVSITGGHLGAGLGVVELTVALHYVFNTPDDRIIWDVGHQAYPHKILTGRRDRIRTLRQPGGLSGFTKRSESEYDPFGAAHSSTSISAGLGMAVARDLDEGDNAVVCVIGDGAMSAGMAYEAMNNAGAQRSRLIVILNDNDMSIAPPVGAMSAYLARLVSGRTYRSFREVAKQLTSKLPRFFHEKAKQTEEYARGFFTGGTLFEELGFYYVGPIDGHNLDHLLPILRNLRDAPEGPILLHVVTQKGKGYAPAEAAPDKYHGVNRFDVITGKQAKSTPNAPSYTRVFAEALVKEAEADDKIVAVTAAMPAGTGLDLFGQAFPKRTFDVGIAEQHAVTFAAGLATEGYKPFCAIYSTFLQRGYDQIVHDVAIQKLPVRFAIDRAGFVGADGATHAGSFDTGFLTALPGMIVMAPSDEAELVHMIATSVAIDDAPSSFRYPRGEGVGIDLPARGEILPIGKGRVIRQGSKVAILSFGTRLKDALKAAEELDTYGLSTTVADARFAKPLDTDLVLDLARNHEVVITVEEGAVGGFGGQVLAFLAGAGAFDRGLKIRTLVMRDEFIDHDKPEAMVADSGLDTRGIVATVFEALGRSDDAAAFRSA; the protein is encoded by the coding sequence ATGACCGGCAAGCCCGAAACGCCCCTTCTCGATACCGTCGCCACGCCCGCCGACCTCCGCAACCTGCCGGAGAGCGCGCTCGCGCAGCTGGCCGCGGAGCTCCGCGCCGAGACCATCGACGCCGTCTCGATCACCGGCGGCCATCTCGGCGCCGGCCTCGGCGTCGTCGAGCTGACGGTGGCGCTGCACTATGTCTTCAACACCCCGGATGACCGGATCATCTGGGATGTCGGCCATCAGGCCTATCCGCACAAGATCCTGACCGGGCGCCGCGACCGCATCCGCACGCTGCGCCAGCCGGGCGGGCTCTCCGGCTTCACCAAGCGGTCCGAGAGCGAATACGACCCGTTCGGCGCGGCGCATTCCTCGACCTCGATCTCCGCCGGCCTCGGCATGGCGGTGGCGCGCGATCTCGACGAGGGCGACAACGCCGTCGTCTGCGTGATCGGCGACGGCGCGATGTCGGCCGGCATGGCCTATGAGGCGATGAACAATGCCGGCGCGCAGCGTTCGCGGTTGATCGTCATCCTGAACGACAACGACATGTCGATCGCCCCGCCGGTCGGCGCGATGTCCGCCTATCTGGCCCGCCTCGTCTCCGGCCGCACCTATCGTTCGTTCCGCGAAGTGGCGAAGCAGCTGACCAGCAAGCTGCCGCGCTTCTTCCATGAGAAGGCCAAGCAGACCGAGGAATATGCGCGCGGCTTCTTCACCGGCGGCACGCTGTTCGAGGAACTCGGCTTCTACTATGTCGGCCCGATCGACGGCCACAATCTCGATCATCTGCTGCCGATCCTGCGCAATCTGCGCGACGCGCCGGAAGGCCCGATCCTGCTGCATGTCGTGACGCAGAAGGGCAAGGGCTACGCGCCCGCCGAGGCCGCGCCCGACAAGTATCACGGCGTCAACCGCTTCGACGTCATCACCGGCAAGCAGGCCAAGTCGACGCCGAACGCGCCGAGCTATACGCGCGTCTTCGCCGAGGCGCTGGTCAAGGAAGCCGAGGCCGACGACAAGATCGTCGCCGTCACCGCGGCGATGCCCGCCGGCACCGGGCTCGACCTGTTCGGCCAAGCGTTCCCGAAGCGCACCTTCGACGTCGGCATCGCCGAGCAGCATGCCGTCACCTTCGCGGCCGGCCTCGCGACCGAGGGCTACAAGCCGTTCTGCGCGATCTATTCGACCTTCCTGCAGCGCGGCTATGACCAGATCGTGCATGACGTGGCGATCCAGAAGCTGCCGGTCCGCTTCGCCATCGACCGCGCCGGCTTCGTCGGCGCCGACGGCGCGACCCATGCCGGTTCGTTCGACACCGGTTTCCTGACGGCGCTTCCCGGCATGATCGTCATGGCGCCGTCCGACGAGGCGGAGCTGGTGCACATGATCGCGACCTCGGTCGCCATCGACGACGCCCCCTCTTCCTTCCGCTATCCGCGCGGCGAAGGCGTCGGCATCGACCTGCCGGCGCGCGGCGAGATCCTGCCGATCGGCAAGGGCCGCGTCATCCGCCAGGGCAGCAAGGTGGCGATCCTCTCCTTCGGCACGCGCCTCAAGGACGCGCTGAAGGCCGCGGAGGAACTCGACACCTACGGGCTCTCGACCACGGTCGCCGACGCCCGCTTCGCCAAGCCGCTCGATACGGATCTCGTGCTCGACCTCGCCCGCAATCACGAAGTCGTGATCACCGTCGAGGAAGGCGCCGTCGGCGGCTTCGGCGGCCAGGTGCTGGCCTTCCTCGCCGGCGCCGGGGCCTTCGATCGCGGCCTGAAGATCCGCACGCTGGTGATGCGCGACGAATTCATCGACCACGACAAGCCGGAAGCGATGGTCGCCGACAGCGGCCTCGATACGCGCGGCATCGTCGCGACGGTGTTCGAGGCGCTCGGCCGCAGCGACGACGCCGCCGCCTTCCGCAGCGCCTAG
- a CDS encoding Dabb family protein, which translates to MIRHTVVFRLKHEKGSEAERLFLANAQRLASIPGVGGFEQLRQVSPKNDYDFGFSMEFADEAAYAGYNDHPDHVAFVRDHWVPEVAAFLEIDYVPLAPVENGS; encoded by the coding sequence ATGATCCGGCACACGGTGGTTTTCCGGCTGAAACACGAGAAGGGCTCGGAGGCGGAGCGGCTCTTCCTCGCCAATGCGCAGAGGCTCGCATCGATCCCGGGCGTCGGCGGATTCGAGCAGCTTCGCCAGGTAAGCCCAAAGAACGATTATGATTTCGGCTTCTCCATGGAGTTCGCCGACGAGGCTGCCTATGCCGGCTACAACGATCATCCGGACCATGTCGCCTTCGTGCGCGACCATTGGGTGCCGGAGGTCGCGGCCTTTCTCGAAATTGATTATGTGCCGCTCGCGCCGGTCGAAAACGGCTCGTGA
- a CDS encoding chloride channel protein, giving the protein MRLKLQRPRFRKLSDQPLPPWLSRDFLRQRLVFWVGAGTIGLVSVFFAFAADQAQTLFQYMAGQGIWVPLILSPLGFMLCAYLARTVFPGAAGSGIQQAIAACETTDIAARSKLLSLRVAIGKIFLTLVGIASGGSIGREGPTVQIGAAIMLKVGEIGGADRAKGLILAGSAAGISAAFNAPLAGIVFAIEEMSRSFEQKTSGLVLSAVIIAGLVSLGLVGNYDYFGQVSGSVKGVDGWVMVVLCGVFGGLAGALFGQLMLRLTQQIRVWTSVMPWKRTLAVAGACGLAVALIGIATGGSTFGTGYEHARAAIEGEVLPWYFAPAKFASTLLSSISGIPGGIFAPSLAVGTGVGSLLVLVMGGSAGVAALLGMAGYFAGVVQAPITAFVIILEMTGDSADLIPIMCASVIGYGVSSLLVPQSLYHGLAESLIPQPKPTVG; this is encoded by the coding sequence TTGCGACTGAAACTGCAGCGGCCACGCTTCCGGAAGCTGTCCGACCAGCCCCTGCCGCCCTGGCTCTCCCGCGATTTCCTGCGCCAGCGCCTCGTGTTCTGGGTGGGCGCCGGGACGATCGGCCTGGTCAGCGTCTTCTTCGCCTTCGCCGCCGATCAGGCGCAGACGCTGTTTCAATACATGGCGGGGCAGGGAATCTGGGTTCCGCTGATCCTCTCGCCGCTCGGCTTCATGCTCTGCGCCTATCTGGCGCGCACGGTGTTCCCGGGCGCCGCCGGCAGCGGCATCCAGCAGGCGATCGCCGCCTGCGAGACGACCGACATCGCGGCGCGCTCGAAGCTGCTGTCGCTGCGCGTCGCCATCGGCAAGATCTTCCTGACGTTGGTCGGCATCGCCTCGGGTGGCTCGATCGGCCGCGAGGGGCCGACGGTGCAGATCGGCGCAGCGATCATGCTGAAGGTCGGCGAGATCGGCGGCGCGGATCGCGCCAAGGGCCTCATCCTCGCCGGCTCGGCGGCCGGCATCTCCGCCGCCTTCAACGCGCCGCTCGCCGGCATCGTCTTCGCCATCGAGGAAATGAGCCGCTCCTTCGAGCAGAAGACATCCGGGCTGGTGCTCTCGGCCGTGATCATCGCCGGCCTCGTCTCGCTCGGCCTCGTCGGCAACTACGATTATTTCGGCCAGGTCTCGGGTTCGGTCAAAGGCGTCGATGGTTGGGTGATGGTCGTTCTCTGCGGTGTGTTCGGCGGCCTGGCCGGCGCCCTGTTCGGCCAGCTGATGCTGCGCTTGACCCAGCAGATCCGCGTCTGGACCAGCGTCATGCCGTGGAAGCGGACGCTCGCCGTCGCGGGCGCCTGCGGCCTCGCCGTCGCCCTGATCGGCATCGCGACCGGCGGCAGCACCTTCGGCACCGGCTACGAACATGCGCGCGCGGCGATCGAGGGCGAGGTGCTGCCCTGGTATTTCGCCCCGGCGAAATTCGCCTCCACGCTGCTTTCCTCGATTTCCGGTATCCCCGGCGGCATCTTCGCGCCGTCGCTGGCGGTCGGCACCGGCGTCGGCAGCCTGCTCGTGCTGGTGATGGGCGGCAGCGCCGGCGTCGCGGCGCTGCTCGGTATGGCCGGCTATTTCGCCGGCGTCGTCCAGGCGCCGATCACCGCCTTCGTCATCATCCTGGAAATGACCGGCGACAGCGCCGACCTGATCCCGATCATGTGCGCCTCGGTGATCGGCTATGGTGTCTCGAGCCTGCTTGTGCCGCAGTCGCTCTATCACGGCCTCGCCGAATCGCTGATCCCGCAGCCGAAGCCGACGGTGGGCTGA
- the murB gene encoding UDP-N-acetylmuramate dehydrogenase yields the protein MHEILTDYPLDDCNSFGFRARSRLVVRVRSEDDLKSALADPGLANLPRRLIGGGSNIVLSSDFDGVTLLMRIAGRRLVEAHADHWIVEAAAGETWHDFVRWTLEEGYPGLENLALIPGTVGASPVQNIGAYGIELADRFDSLRAFDTTSGSFVTFGREDCAFAYRDSVFKHRPGRYVVTSVRFRLPRPWQPVLTYPDIAATFRDAASVTPEAVFDEIVAVRSRKLPDPARIGNAGSFFQNPIVPAEQHGRLKADHPALGGYPQADGRMKLSAAWLIEQSGFKGTRLGHVGVYDRHALILVNHGGGSAAEIVALATRIKDGVKAKFGVQLVEEPVFL from the coding sequence ATGCACGAGATTCTGACGGACTACCCGCTCGACGATTGCAACAGCTTCGGCTTCCGCGCCCGCAGCCGACTGGTGGTTCGGGTGCGGTCCGAGGACGATCTAAAGTCGGCGCTCGCCGATCCCGGGCTGGCAAACCTGCCGCGACGGCTCATCGGCGGCGGCAGCAACATCGTGCTCAGTTCCGATTTCGACGGCGTGACGCTCTTGATGCGGATCGCCGGCCGGCGGCTGGTCGAGGCGCATGCCGATCACTGGATCGTCGAGGCGGCGGCCGGCGAGACCTGGCACGATTTCGTCCGCTGGACGCTGGAGGAAGGCTATCCGGGGCTCGAAAACCTCGCGCTGATCCCCGGCACGGTCGGCGCGTCGCCGGTGCAGAACATCGGCGCCTACGGCATCGAGTTGGCCGACCGCTTCGACAGCCTGCGCGCCTTCGATACGACGAGCGGATCCTTCGTGACCTTCGGGCGGGAGGACTGCGCCTTCGCCTATCGCGACAGCGTCTTCAAGCATCGTCCCGGCCGCTATGTCGTCACCAGTGTGCGCTTCCGCCTGCCGCGGCCCTGGCAGCCGGTCCTCACCTATCCCGACATCGCCGCGACGTTTCGCGACGCGGCGTCGGTCACGCCCGAAGCTGTCTTTGACGAGATCGTCGCGGTGCGGAGCCGCAAGCTGCCCGACCCGGCGCGGATCGGCAACGCCGGCAGCTTCTTCCAGAACCCGATCGTCCCGGCGGAACAGCATGGGCGCCTCAAGGCCGACCATCCCGCGCTCGGCGGCTATCCGCAGGCGGACGGCCGGATGAAGCTCTCGGCCGCCTGGCTGATCGAGCAGAGCGGCTTCAAGGGCACGCGCCTCGGCCATGTCGGCGTCTATGACCGCCACGCGCTGATCCTCGTCAACCATGGCGGCGGATCGGCGGCGGAGATCGTCGCGCTAGCGACGCGGATCAAGGACGGCGTGAAGGCGAAGTTCGGCGTGCAGCTGGTCGAGGAGCCGGTGTTTCTCTGA
- a CDS encoding pirin family protein yields MSRLPDIDPIFGDAASSDAIELVVVPRSVDLGGFAVKRALPTVKRRMVGPFIFLDQMGPGDLPVGEGLDVRPHPHIGLATVTYLFDGEIIHRDSTGVEQAIRPGDVNWMTAGSGIAHSERSSQEFRQKANDRRIGGLQTWVALPKDQEEVAPVFHHHGRGDLPVITGDGVDLRLIVGSAYGETSPVQTFSDTIYADIVLQPGGKLPVDAQHEERAIYIFEGEIEIAGDVFEAGRLLVLRPGDPILVTARAPSRLMLVGGAPMEGPRHIWWNFVSSSKDRIEQAKADWKAGRFHKVYGDEKEFIPLPDGP; encoded by the coding sequence ATGAGCCGCCTGCCCGATATCGATCCCATTTTCGGCGACGCCGCGTCGAGCGACGCCATCGAGCTGGTCGTGGTGCCGCGTTCCGTCGATCTGGGCGGCTTCGCCGTCAAGCGCGCCCTGCCGACGGTCAAGCGCCGCATGGTCGGCCCGTTCATCTTCCTGGACCAGATGGGCCCCGGCGACCTGCCGGTCGGCGAAGGCCTCGACGTCCGGCCGCATCCCCATATCGGCCTCGCGACCGTCACCTACCTGTTCGACGGCGAGATCATCCACCGCGATTCGACCGGCGTCGAGCAGGCGATCCGGCCGGGCGACGTCAACTGGATGACGGCCGGCAGCGGCATCGCCCATTCCGAGCGCTCCAGCCAGGAATTCCGCCAGAAGGCGAACGACCGCCGCATCGGCGGCCTGCAGACCTGGGTGGCGTTGCCGAAGGACCAGGAAGAAGTGGCGCCGGTCTTTCACCACCACGGCCGGGGCGACCTCCCCGTCATCACCGGCGACGGCGTCGACCTCCGGCTGATCGTCGGCTCCGCCTATGGCGAGACCTCGCCGGTCCAGACCTTCTCCGACACGATCTATGCCGACATCGTGCTGCAGCCGGGCGGCAAGCTGCCGGTCGACGCCCAGCACGAAGAGCGCGCCATCTACATCTTCGAGGGCGAGATCGAGATCGCGGGCGACGTGTTCGAGGCCGGGCGGCTGCTGGTGCTGCGCCCGGGCGACCCGATCCTCGTCACCGCGCGGGCGCCGAGCCGGCTGATGCTCGTCGGCGGCGCGCCGATGGAAGGCCCGCGCCACATCTGGTGGAACTTCGTCTCCTCGTCGAAGGACCGCATCGAGCAGGCCAAGGCCGACTGGAAGGCAGGCCGCTTCCACAAGGTCTATGGCGACGAGAAGGAATTCATCCCGCTGCCGGACGGGCCGTAG
- a CDS encoding exodeoxyribonuclease VII small subunit produces the protein MSDTQTALESLSFEKALAELETIVGHLERGDVPLEESIKIYERGEALKKHCDALLKQAEAKVEKIRTGAGGQATGTEPLDVD, from the coding sequence ATGTCCGACACCCAGACCGCTCTTGAGAGCCTTTCCTTCGAAAAGGCCCTGGCCGAGTTGGAGACGATTGTCGGCCATCTCGAGCGCGGCGACGTTCCGCTCGAGGAATCGATCAAGATCTACGAGCGCGGCGAAGCGCTGAAGAAGCATTGCGACGCGCTCCTGAAGCAGGCCGAGGCGAAGGTCGAGAAGATCCGCACCGGCGCCGGAGGCCAGGCGACCGGCACCGAGCCGCTCGACGTCGACTGA
- a CDS encoding histone deacetylase family protein: MATLLIHHPIFARHLVPFGHPERPERIQAVEAALEDERFATLLRQEARMADVEMILLCHPRSHLEAMRHYSPSETMIRIDADTTMSPKTLEAALVAVGGACQAVDAVMDGDAKNAFCAMRPPGHHAEPDRAMGFCFFNQAAIAARHAQRGHGIERVAIVDWDVHHGNGTQAIFWDDPSVLYASTHQMPLYPGTGAASETGAGNIVNAPLPPGAGSAEFRHVFESRILPALDAFRPELVIISAGFDAHHRDPLGELNLDEEDFAWATDRLMESAARHAHGRIVSILEGGYDLKALAASTAVHVERLMQAG; this comes from the coding sequence ATGGCGACGCTTCTGATCCACCATCCGATCTTCGCCAGGCATCTCGTGCCCTTCGGGCATCCGGAGCGCCCCGAACGCATCCAGGCCGTCGAGGCGGCGCTGGAGGACGAGCGCTTCGCGACGCTGCTGCGCCAGGAGGCGCGGATGGCGGATGTCGAGATGATCCTGCTCTGCCATCCGCGCTCGCATCTCGAGGCGATGCGCCACTACAGCCCGTCCGAAACCATGATCCGGATCGATGCCGACACGACGATGTCGCCGAAGACGCTGGAAGCGGCGCTGGTCGCGGTCGGCGGCGCCTGCCAGGCCGTCGACGCGGTGATGGACGGCGACGCGAAGAATGCCTTCTGCGCCATGCGCCCGCCCGGCCACCATGCCGAGCCCGATCGCGCCATGGGCTTCTGCTTCTTCAACCAGGCGGCGATCGCCGCCCGCCACGCCCAGCGCGGCCACGGCATCGAGCGCGTCGCCATCGTCGACTGGGACGTGCATCACGGCAACGGCACGCAGGCGATCTTCTGGGACGATCCCAGCGTGCTCTACGCCTCGACGCACCAGATGCCGCTCTATCCCGGCACGGGTGCGGCGAGCGAGACCGGCGCCGGCAACATCGTCAATGCGCCGCTGCCGCCCGGCGCCGGCAGCGCCGAATTCCGCCACGTCTTCGAAAGCCGCATCCTGCCGGCGCTTGATGCCTTCCGGCCGGAACTCGTCATCATTTCGGCCGGCTTCGACGCGCACCACCGCGATCCGCTCGGCGAGCTGAACCTCGACGAAGAGGACTTCGCCTGGGCGACCGACCGGCTGATGGAGAGCGCGGCGCGCCATGCGCATGGCCGGATCGTCAGCATTCTTGAAGGCGGCTACGACCTGAAGGCGCTGGCGGCCTCGACGGCCGTGCATGTCGAACGGCTGATGCAGGCCGGCTGA
- a CDS encoding enoyl-CoA hydratase-related protein: MKDSMSLPIAIETKGGITVIRIDRPETQNALTVDMMAAISDALVRGERDGRTKVFVLLGTSGVFSVGSDLREMLNFADAGRLDETVIRFLKTIATIEKPMIAAVDGLALGLGAHILLHCDYVIASEWSAFESNCVEIGIIPGGAATLLAPRVMGPQRAFEFLVLGERFDADRAYQAGLVNRVVSAADVEKTAFAIAKSLIGRSLETAELTRRLLRGDRRDVLARIDQEIVHISDRLRSPLARDTLVAYMRKTH; encoded by the coding sequence ATGAAGGACAGCATGAGTTTACCGATTGCCATCGAGACGAAGGGCGGGATCACCGTCATTCGGATCGACCGGCCGGAGACTCAGAATGCGCTGACGGTCGACATGATGGCGGCCATCTCGGATGCCCTCGTCCGGGGCGAGCGCGACGGCCGCACCAAGGTGTTCGTGCTGCTCGGCACCTCCGGCGTCTTCTCGGTCGGCAGCGACCTGCGCGAAATGCTCAACTTCGCCGATGCGGGCCGGCTCGATGAAACCGTCATCCGCTTCCTGAAGACGATCGCGACGATCGAGAAGCCGATGATCGCCGCCGTCGACGGCCTCGCTCTCGGCCTCGGCGCCCACATCCTCCTGCATTGCGACTATGTCATCGCCAGCGAGTGGTCGGCGTTCGAATCAAATTGCGTCGAGATCGGCATCATTCCGGGCGGCGCGGCGACGCTGCTGGCGCCGCGCGTCATGGGGCCGCAGCGCGCCTTCGAATTCCTCGTGCTCGGCGAGCGCTTCGACGCCGATCGGGCCTATCAGGCCGGCCTCGTCAACCGCGTCGTTTCCGCCGCCGACGTCGAAAAGACCGCTTTCGCCATCGCGAAGAGCCTGATCGGCCGCTCGCTGGAAACGGCCGAGCTGACCCGCCGGCTGCTGCGCGGCGACCGGCGCGACGTGCTGGCCAGGATCGACCAGGAGATTGTTCATATTTCGGACCGGCTGCGCTCCCCCCTCGCGCGGGACACACTGGTCGCCTACATGCGCAAGACGCACTGA
- a CDS encoding L-threonylcarbamoyladenylate synthase yields the protein MAAHRPSNIRPADDAGALSEAVAALEAGQLVAMPTETVYGLAADATNGEAVARIYAAKGRPSFNPLIAHVADLEAAERLVVFDPVSRRLAEAFWPGPLTLVLPKRADAGVSDLATAGLDTLAVRMPSHPAAHALLKAFGRPLAAPSANRSGHVSATTAGHVVADLGARVAIVLDAGPSDVGVESTILAATPTGLALLRAGGLPREKIEAVAGMPVEKVELSDPDAPTAPGQLASHYAPGAMVRLDAAEVLPGEALIAFGPTLPRHAELASAVINLSPRGDLIEAAARLFSALRELDGRAETIAVAPIPMKGLGEAIVDRLRRAAAPRP from the coding sequence TTGGCCGCGCACAGACCCTCCAACATTCGTCCCGCCGACGACGCCGGCGCGCTCAGCGAGGCCGTGGCGGCGCTGGAGGCCGGCCAGCTCGTCGCGATGCCGACCGAGACGGTCTACGGTCTCGCCGCCGACGCCACCAATGGCGAGGCGGTGGCGCGGATCTACGCGGCCAAGGGACGGCCGAGCTTCAACCCGCTCATCGCCCATGTCGCCGATCTCGAGGCGGCCGAGCGGCTGGTGGTGTTCGACCCCGTGTCGCGGCGCCTGGCCGAGGCGTTCTGGCCGGGTCCGCTGACGCTCGTGCTGCCGAAGCGCGCCGATGCCGGCGTCTCGGATCTCGCGACGGCAGGGCTCGACACGCTGGCGGTGCGCATGCCGTCGCATCCGGCGGCGCATGCGCTGTTGAAGGCCTTCGGCCGGCCGCTCGCGGCGCCGAGCGCCAACCGCTCCGGCCATGTCAGTGCCACGACGGCGGGCCATGTCGTCGCCGATCTCGGCGCCAGGGTGGCGATCGTGCTCGACGCCGGGCCGAGCGATGTCGGGGTGGAATCGACCATCCTCGCCGCGACGCCGACCGGGCTGGCGCTGCTCAGGGCTGGCGGCCTGCCGCGCGAAAAAATCGAGGCGGTCGCCGGCATGCCGGTCGAGAAGGTGGAGCTCTCCGATCCCGACGCACCGACGGCGCCGGGACAGCTCGCCTCGCATTATGCGCCGGGCGCGATGGTGCGCCTCGACGCGGCCGAGGTGCTGCCGGGCGAGGCGCTGATCGCCTTCGGGCCGACGCTGCCCCGGCATGCCGAGCTGGCGTCAGCCGTCATCAATCTGAGCCCGCGCGGCGACCTGATCGAGGCGGCGGCGCGTCTCTTCTCGGCCCTGCGCGAGCTCGACGGCAGGGCCGAGACGATCGCCGTGGCGCCGATCCCGATGAAAGGGCTCGGCGAGGCGATCGTCGACCGCCTCCGCCGCGCCGCGGCGCCCCGGCCTTAA